One part of the Vitis riparia cultivar Riparia Gloire de Montpellier isolate 1030 chromosome 8, EGFV_Vit.rip_1.0, whole genome shotgun sequence genome encodes these proteins:
- the LOC117920400 gene encoding uncharacterized protein LOC117920400: protein MVAKENKDEIIDNHSSDLEKEPKPGKEEESDSETRRDSVSSQGDSQTADDEKVERASRVPKRIAKKDSSDNHSHASRVRSDRETHKSQSKPLHNTPKKTPKSNKGPSKVTTKNSPNANSKNMKVPPKPSSESSEGIDDKPIEDVKEVDLLDGASNGVQSVGSDDETVDTEENGEHEDKAALDQRIEEMEMRIEKLEEELREVAALEISLYSVVPEHGSSAHKVHTPARRLSRLYIHASKHWAQHKRATIAKNTVSGLVLIAKSCGNDVPRLTFWMSNTIVLREIISQAFGNSCHSSPVVRFSESNGSGKKSDGTSLTLKWKGSSGGKQVNKLGFVQFVDDWQETRTFTSALEKVESWIFSRIVESVWWQTLTPHMQPPVKGSYTKKTIERLLGPALGDQQQGSFSINLWKNAFQDAFQRLCPVRAGGHECGCLPVIARMVMEQCVSRLDVAMFNAILRESAHEIPTDPISDPIVDSKVLPIPAGDLSFGSGAQLKNSVGTWSRWLTDLFGMDVDDSLGEVQINGEDGESQGGHDEPKSFHLLNALSDLLMLPKDMLMDRSIRKEVCPSISLPLLKRILCNFTPDEFCPDPVPGAVLEAVNAESIVERRLSADSASSFPYPATPVLYAPPSSADVAEKVAEAGGKSQLARNASMVQKKGYTSDEELEELDSPLTSIIEKMPPSPSVVRNGNGKHSEETGHNGLNARYELLREVWSS from the exons ATGGTTGCCAAAGAGAACAAGGATGAAATTATAGATAACCATTCTAGTGATTTGGAGAAAGAGCCTAAGCCAGGAAAGGAGGAAGAGTCTGATTCTGAAACAAGAAGAGATTCGGTATCATCTCAAGGGGATTCACAGACAGCTGATGATGAGAAAGTAGAGAGAGCTTCAAGAGTTCCCAAAAGGATTGCCAAAAAGGATTCCTCTGACAACCATTCTCATGCATCAAGAGTGAGATCTGATCGTGAAACACATAAATCACAATCCAAGCCATTACACAATACTCCTAAGAAAACTCCAAAATCCAACAAAGGGCCTTCTAAAGTGACTACAAAAAATTCCCCCAATgctaattctaaaaatatgaaagttcCTCCAAAACCCTCATCAGAATCATCTGAAGGAATTGATGATAAACCTATTGAGGACGTAAAGGAAGTAGATCTCTTGGATGGAGCCTCAAATGGTGTTCAGAGTGTTGGAAGTGATGATGAGACAGTTGATACTGAGGAAAATGGTGAGCATGAAGACAAGGCTGCTTTGGATCAAAGGATAGaagaaatggaaatgagaatTGAGAAACTTGAAGAGGAGCTGAGAGAAGTTGCTGCTCTTGAAATTTCACTCTATTCTGTGGTACCAGAGCATGGGAGCTCAGCACATAAGGTGCACACACCTGCACGGCGGCTTTCTAGACTCTACATTCATGCTTCAAAACATTGGGCCCAACATAAGCGAGCCACAATTGCTAAAAACACTGTGTCTGGGCTTGTGTTGATTGCCAAGTCCTGTGGTAATGATGTTCCGAG GCTAACCTTCTGGATGTCGAACACCATTGTGCTGAGGGAGATAATATCTCAAGCATTTGGCAATTCATGTCACTCTAGCCCAGTTGTAAGGTTTTCTGAGTCAAATGGAAGTGGGAAGAAAAGTGACGGAACATCTTTGACACTGAAGTGGAAGGGTAGTTCTGGTGGTAAACAAGTAAACAAACTTGGTTTTGTGCAATTTGTTGATGATTGGCAGGAGACAAGAACCTTCACTTCTGCATTAGAAAAAGTCGAATCCTGGATTTTCTCTCGGATTGTTGAGTCAGTATGGTGGCAG ACTTTAACTCCGCATATGCAACCTCCAGTTAAGGGTTCCTATACCAAGAAAACCATTGAACGTCTATTAGGACCTGCCTTAGGTGATCAGCAGCAAGGGAGCTTTTCCATTAACCTTTGGAAAAATGCTTTTCAAGATGCCTTTCAAAGACTTTGTCCTGTTCGAGCAGGAGGGCATGAGTGTGGTTGCTTGCCTGTAATAGCAAGAATG GTAATGGAACAGTGTGTTTCCAGATTAGATGTGGCAATGTTCAATGCTATTCTACGTGAGTCTGCCCATGAGATCCCAACTGATCCTATATCAGATCCAATTGTTGATTCCAAGGTTCTGCCTATTCCAGCTGGAGACTTGAGTTTTGGATCTGGTGCTCAACTTAAAAATTCT GTCGGAACTTGGTCCAGATGGCTTACTGATTTGTTTGGTATGGATGTTGATGATTCCCTGGGAGAAGTTCAGATCAATGGTGAGGATGGTGAAAGCCAGGGTGGACATGATGAACCCAAATCGTTCCATCTTCTTAATGCCTTAAGTGATCTTCTGATGCTTCCAAAAGACATGCTAATGGACCGATCCATTAGAAAGGAG GTGTGCCCATCAATCAGCCTTCCATTGCTTAAAAGAATACTTTGCAACTTTACACCAGATGAGTTCTGCCCTGATCCTGTCCCAGGAGCTGTGTTAGAGGCAGTGAATGCTGAG AGTATTGTAGAGCGGAGATTATCAGCAGACTCTGCCAGCAGCTTTCCATATCCGGCTACCCCTGTTCTGTATGCTCCCCCTTCCTCTGCTGACGTGGCAGAGAAAGTTGCAGAGGCAGGTGGGAAATCACAATTGGCGAGGAATGCGTCTATGGTACAGAAAAAGGGGTATACCAGTGATGAAGAACTGGAGGAACTGGATTCTCCCCTCACGTCCATCATTGAGAAAATGCCACCATCTCCATCTGTTGTAAGAAACGGAAATGGAAAACACAGTGAGGAAACAGGCCATAATGGCTTAAATGCAAGGTATGAACTCCTTCGTGAGGTTTGGTCGTCGTGA